The genome window GCAGAATACATACTGGAGCACCAACCAGGAGTTGAAGTTTATGGAATTCGCCGTTGGCGAAGCCGCATTGAAAATGTGGAGCACCTGTTGGACAAAATCCAGATCATGGAGTGCAATATTGTCGACGCTTCTTCGGTGAAAGCGCTGATCGCGGACGTTCGCCCAGACAAGATTTTTCATCTGGCTGCTCAAAGTTTCGTTCCCAGCTCCTGGAATGCGCCGGCCGAATCGTTGACGACCAACATCCTGGGGCAGTTGAACATCTTTGAGGCCCTCCGGGAATCGAAATTGATGGATACATGGGTGCAGATTGCCTGTTCCAGTGAAGAATATGGAATGGTATATCCGAATGAGATTCCGATTCGTGAAACGAACCCGTTGCGGCCGTTGAGCCCTTACGCGGTTAGCAAGGTCACACAGGATGTTCTGGCATATCAGTATTTCATGTCTTATGGGATCAAAGCGGTTCGCACCCGAGGATTCAACCATACCGGTCCCCGCCGCGGTGAAGTTTTTGTGTGTTCTAATTTTTCAAAACAAGTTGTAGAAGTCGAAAGGAATAAACGTCCGCCCGTCATTTACGTCGGAAATCTTGAAGCCCGGCGCGATTTCACCGACGTGCGCGATATGGTTCGAGCGTACTGGCTCTCCACTGAAAAATGTGAGCCGGGGGAAGTGTACAACATCTGCACCGGTTCCTCGGTATCCATTCAAGAGTTGCTGGACCTTGTTCTTTCGCACACGAAGCTGCAGATTGAGGTCAAGCAGGATCCTTCCCGGTTAAGGCCCTCCGACGTTCCTTTACTCGAGGGAGATTGCAGTAAATTTGAGCAGGCCACCGGCTGGAAGCCGGAGATTCCATTCCGCCAGACTCTGTCCGATATTATGGATTACTGGCGAGATCGAATCCGCTAAAGTCCATCGCACATGACACGGGTTCTCTTATCAGGGATCGCGGGATTTGCCGGCAGCCACCTGGCAGAT of bacterium contains these proteins:
- a CDS encoding GDP-mannose 4,6-dehydratase; the encoded protein is MRVLITGITGFAGSHLAEYILEHQPGVEVYGIRRWRSRIENVEHLLDKIQIMECNIVDASSVKALIADVRPDKIFHLAAQSFVPSSWNAPAESLTTNILGQLNIFEALRESKLMDTWVQIACSSEEYGMVYPNEIPIRETNPLRPLSPYAVSKVTQDVLAYQYFMSYGIKAVRTRGFNHTGPRRGEVFVCSNFSKQVVEVERNKRPPVIYVGNLEARRDFTDVRDMVRAYWLSTEKCEPGEVYNICTGSSVSIQELLDLVLSHTKLQIEVKQDPSRLRPSDVPLLEGDCSKFEQATGWKPEIPFRQTLSDIMDYWRDRIR